Genomic DNA from Sardina pilchardus chromosome 4, fSarPil1.1, whole genome shotgun sequence:
ACAAAAAGACCTCTGAGTACAACCCATTTAGTAATACTGGGCAAAGTAATTATGCTACTTTTCAGTCATTTAGAAGAGCTGACTGAGCATAGAGGTAAAATGTCTTCTTGGTTTGAATGAATGGGGCTCCATTGCAAAAGCAGCACATGTTTAAAAGAAGCGTGTCAAGCTTCTTAAATGATTACACAAAACACTTAACTACATTACTCCACTTACGGCCTCAACACCACTTCTGCTCCCTCTAGTAAATATGTTTACCCTCATAGAGATTGACAAGGCCGCGCCAGGTTCGCCTCCGTTCCACTGGAGCACAATTTAACAATTGATTGTGGCATCGAGGCCACCTGCAGCTTCCGAATACATTTTCATGAGAAAAAAGCACAAGTAGGATATATTGCCCCATGACATGAATATGCAAGGACCTGCAGACGCTGGCGCAGTCATTACTAATGTTGCTGCCAATTACAGAGCATGTCATGACACTATGATCCATGAATATTCATCGCTGACTGATATACAGACGCTATTGAGCAAAGGCCTCTGTCCCCATATTACTGTCTCATTGTGGCTGGTGAACAGGTATCTCCATCATGCCAGCAAGGCACCATCCAGCTGCCAGATAAGCTGTTCCACCAGGCCTAACTAGTTAAATGTGTGTTATATAAAGGTGTATTAAAGTGATGGAGCACTCCCTGGCTCAGAAGAGCATGCATTAAAGCATATTAAGTAGACATTTAGTCTTCTAAAGAGGGAGCCTTAAATTGGAAATAAGACATAGCACACTGCCTAAAGGAATGGGATGTTTCAGGTGTCTCAAAAATGACAGTGCACGCCTGTGTTCTACTGAAACAGTAAGCCCGAAAAATGTCCCtatgcatgtctttgtgtgaagCCTGCTAGATGTTTAGCACTGTGTCAAAGTACCCCAAGCTCAATGCAATCTAAAGGCTAATGAGTTTGTCATTCAATTGGCTTCAAATTTTGAAATCCTAAAATTCCTTTGGCAGTGATTGGAGTTGGACTATTGTGTCCCACGTACAGTGAAATCTGATACAATTACAGCCAACTGGCAACCAGCTATATTTAACCTTCAAATGTTATCAGTCATTAAAGGGGCACAGAAGTTTGCAAAACATTAAGGTTAATGGCTGTTACCTAGAGATAAGTGTATGAATGATGCTTGCCTGTGGCTAGTAGGTTAAGTTTGAGATCAAACGATAGCTGTTGTTACCGTTTTTCTATTGATTTATATGTATTTTCCAGTTACTAAGCAAGCTAAATCTCAGTGCCATTCTTCTCCCAAAGGTTATGCAATTGAACAGTGAGTACACAATATCAAGTGGAGTTTCTGAAGTGTATTAATGATCCACTGCATTTCAAATATGAGATTAGTTATTCTCACACTACCCACTACTTGACTATTGCAAATGCTCTCTAATGCCCTATATGGATACAGATACAATGACTGAAACATGTTTTATTGTTACAGAGGTAACATTCATAATGGCAATgaaaacataggctatgcaATATGAATCTTAATGTATTTGTAAAAACAACAGACCTGATCTAAAAATAGATGTGTCACTTTTCAGCAAATTGACTGAATGTAGTCTGCAACAGAACCCATGGCCTGGTGTCTCTTGTGTTCTGCATAGCAGCTGctagtcttaaaggagtcaagacagacgcacacatgaACTGAGTGTAGTCATGGGTCTGATACGTCTTGCATACAAAGTCTAGATTTCAGCCATAAATGCTTTAAAGCTCACAATACATGCTTTGAGTACTTCTGTAGTTGACTTGAATAGAGTAACTTGATcagttgatttgtgtttgtgagccAGACTAACTGACACACATCTtaaggtacagtaggcctatgtatacatatactgtagcctatacagtGAGCCACTGGCTTTCCTGTCCCATCAGAATTGAGAGATGGCATCTCATGCTTTAAGGATGCTCTTTAAATCTACTACCTAGTGCCATTTACAGTACAGAAATAGGCCTACCTTATAGTAGTTTGTATAAACAAAGCTTTCAAAGCCAAATTTACAATGCAATTTATGACTCATGTTTACTTTAATCACAATCTCATATGTGTGCTTTGAATTTCATAAACAGCCTACACCACAACACTagcccaccacaccacaacaccaatTCTGTCAGGAATGCACCAAACAGTGCAAAAGTGACCCACAGATTTGATGCAACCACAAGATAGCTGGCCCTCTCTATGAGGGTAGAGAACTATATTGATCATCTTGTACCTGACTCAAAAGCTGCAAGGAACAACTGCATCTTTTGACATGACAGCTTTGCATCATGGATGCTGTAGTTACTCTTTCACTTAGACAAGAATCGTGGGATTTAGATTTGGCACTTACGGCTTCTTCGATGCTTCGAGGTAATCTTGTGTACCCAACAAAGTAGTCAATGACAGCCTTTGCAGTGATTGTGGCACGCAAGGATTTATCTGCAACTGtttttggcaacaaaacaaGGAAGTGAGGACAGTTTGATGAACGGTTCGCTCATCGAATCGAATTGGAGGATGGGCCTCCTTATCCAATCGCGCAGACTCTTACCGGATTACATCGTACTTGCCGGTGACGCAGTGGTTTAAGATCTTTAAAGTCAGAGAGATGAATCTGAAGGAGCTCAACTGCAGAATTCAGAGAAACGTCTCTGATTAAAGTAACATCCCAATATAAGAACCGTGATGTCATAAATGAAATATTCCTCCTGTGTTGATGGATCACAATATTGATTACATGAGTGAACAGATATTCTGTCATCATGTAATTTCTCTTCAGGACTAGGCTACGGGTAGAAGCTATTGATAAATGACGATATCACAACATCTATAACTTGTGTTATGAGTACAACGTTGTTGGTTAAACTTTCAGGGAAGGTTTTCCTCCTATTTCTGGCTCAGACTTCAGAGCGTGCGTGCATCTTGTCAGCAGGATGATCTTCAGCAAAGATCTTCAGTATTTAGTATTTAGTCAGTCAGTTGGAACAGGTGGAACATAAACGTGGCCTGAAATTTTGACTTGCTGTAGCCTAACAGAAAAGACCTAAGACTCCCTGAACAAGAAACACTGACATGTGTATGTTGTTGCATTAGCCTACTAAATGGAACATATTTTACTCTTTAACGTTTGTACTAGCAAAATTATTCTGACAGTGCTAATTTAACTGTAAACTCTTCATTTTTTACTTTACATGCATCAAAACAACTTATGTCTGCTAAAAACCACCAGACCTTTAATCACCTAACCTATTTCATATTGttcaggtaggctactgttcgcatgtggaagaaaaaacaaaagctCTTGCAATGCCTCTCACTAGGGAGCTCTTCAGCTACTAATGAAAAGGCTAGGCTACATCATATTGGTCCCTTAGTTtggatagcctacatttatgctagattactgaattctctctctctttctctcacacacatacagtacagagagagagagagacaaacagacagacacacagacacagacacacacacacacacacacacacacacacacacacacacacacacacacgcatgcacgcacatgcacacgtgcacacacacacacacacacacacacacacacacacacacacacacacacacacacacacacacacaaagcttacAAATCTCCTTTTTACTGTTCCTCTCTAATATGAGTTATTCAAATATCTTCCACAATTTCAGTGGTATATCTATATCCACATCATCATATTCAGGTATCAACAATAGCGGTCTACAAATGTGTTTGCCAGTGTGGCATCTCTTGAGTGACTGAGATTTGTGTTGGAGTGATGCTGCAGACCTCTTACAGTCATCAATAGCCTCTGCTACTTTAAGTGCATTAGGTAGGGAGAACACATTCAGTACTGTTCTCAGAGAATATTTTTATCTGACAAATATTTCATACTGTCGGTATGACACTGTCAAAAATATGGACTAATATGGTGATACAATTAAAACATAACATTGAGAAGCTAAATACACAAAATGATAACTACACCCAGTACTTGGCACAATACAATTGAACAAATTATAACTaccttgtaggcctattttttgTTGGCATCAGCATAATATAACTGCTAAATTGGGAAATCAGGAAATTCTCCACTGCAGGCTGTGCACGTCAGACCTGCCCAAAGCAAAGTTTAAAGGCTTTTCCCTTGTGCTGTGTCAATGGTGGGAAGTCTTAAATGAGTTTCAAGTAATCACTTACTTGTCCATGAGAGAAATCTTAGCCAAGTATAGGCATAGATAGGGTTCTATTCACTGGGTTTGATGATGAGGTAAGATCAGTTTGAATGACCAATGGCTGGTGAACAATACTGTCCTCTAGAGGAGAGTGCAATATGCCATGGAGAGAAAACTGAGATACTATGACAAGGAAATTCAtgtgtttcatttttttgcTCAGGCCAAATATTTATAAAGTGAATATGGTGGTCTGAGTATAGAGGGCTATCTCTATTTATAGTTTTATGATATTTTATCTACGTGATCATGTGAAGTATGGATACTTGTGCTTATCTATAACGGTTGTTTAGTTAGGAGTAGGCCTATGTCCTCTAACATCATGTGTGAACTACTGTAACTGTGTAGTAACCAAAGACTTCAGATAAGGTGCAAAAACAGCAATGTGACTATTTCTTGCAGGGTGCGTTGGCAGCGTCAAACCTGGCCTTCCTTGCGTCACGCTCCAGTGTGCCGGTTGCTCACGCATTTCCCTCTAAAATTGGCCcatgatgacaactgacagtgcCGGTTACTAGCCCACTCCAAGTCGACCAGCTGGGACAATTACTAGGCACACATCTTCACATGTACAAATGCACGAGCATTTACAGCATCTACAGCTTTCGGTTTCTCCCCTCTTGTGGCCTATAGAGAAAAATATATTGgattgcttgttttgttttattatttatttatttatttattttcattaaacGCGACAGATAATTAAACTGCAAACTCTAGATGTGTATGGCGTGATGGCGTGTACAGAACAatgttaggctacagtatgtatgcagtacagtacaatatgcctatatagcctagcctataagGTGAAGTGAAAATCAAGCTCTGtgattgtttgattttttttactacTTCTGTATGTTACAGGGTTCAAGGAACATTGAACAAGAGGCCCATGCTCAGTTCTACCCGCAAACAACACACTAGTCTATCTGAGCAAATTAATTGCTACTTTAATGAAAAGGCAACTAGGCAAGGACAGGCGTTGGCCACTTGGAGTCCGAAGTTTTGCGCAATGGCCGAATGTCTTCCTATAAGTATTCTATTTCCTTTTCATGGCGATGCAAAACACAATTTCAAGTAGCAGAGGACAGGTGTATAAGAACGGCACCTTTTGCAGAAGACTTGAAGCTCGTTTTAAAGGGATTGGTGGCAGCCTGACGACGCCGATGACGTCCTCGCTGTAGACACGTGGGCCGTGGTTAGCGGAGCTCACATAAACAAAGGCACATTGGAAAGACTGAGTAGTCGATGCCCGTATTTCCAGCTGCTCGCTACACAAGCGGCAAGTCAGTTTCGTGAAACCGTCTGGTCGCTTATTGTATTGTGGAGCTTTACAACTGACAAGGAGAAGATATATTCTCACTCTATTGGTACATGGATACTCTACAGCTTGTCTGATGGTTCCATAAGGTATGTTTAGACGATTTTGTTATTTATCATTATTTGTCAGATTGgttgacagtagcctacattgttatATTTGGTTGTAATGTTTCAGATGAAACACTGTGATGGTGAACTCAGGGATTAAAAGTAACAATATCAATGTAAAGAATGTAAAGAGCTGGCGTTTACTtaatctctctgtttccctggATATAGGCTACGTAGTTTGCTAAATTGAAGGGGAATCTCGACCCTGTCATATTGGGTCATGTTTGAAATAGTTTGCTTTTTAAAACAGTTTGGTcttgagataatgatggtgggtttattaggtttttggGATTAAATGTTTCTTCAAAAATATAAACTCAAAGAGCGTGCGTTCCAGTGGAGACGTCCGTGAATGCGCTTCTACAACAAAACTTTATTTCTTTCTGTAAACTCTTGAAGCACTTGCTGGGATTGAAGTCTGTAATCTTTATAATTTTATGTTGCAAATTTTCGGTGTCATAACATAACACTGTGCAACTGATTTCTTTCAGTCAGTGACAGTCAAATTCTTTAACTGTTGAGAGCGTGGTTTTTGCACACTTGGAGTATGAGTCTACATCGCCATTGCGCAGTCAGAGTAAAAGTTATCTATTTTAATAGGGGGAGAATCCAGACAAAACACTACTTTCTTGAATCCTGATCCCAAACCGATCCTGACAGCATCATCCATTTCAAGTGTCTCCAAATTACAGTCACACGACTGAAGGTATGAGAACGAACTCACTTCACTGTTTGAAtttacaatttaaaaaaaatactgaaatgAAAGTCTAATAGCATGAGCCTGTTCAGAGCTAATGCATGCCAAGAAAAGTATGTCGGAAAAGTTATTCTCGTCTTTCTATACGTCTGCTTGTGCATTTCTTCCTTTTAAAATTGTATAGTTATATGATTAACAAGCACACAATAAATAACAAATTAAacctttttttgcttttattttttgcATACAGCCATGCCCTGCGTCCAAGCTCAGTATGGGTCATCACCTCAAGGAGCCAGCCCTGCTTCCCAAAGCTACAGCTACCACACAGGTGGAGAATACAGCTGCGACTTTCTCACGCCtgagtttgtaaagtttagtaTGGACTTGACCAACACTGAAATCACAGCCACCACCTCGCTTCCTAGTTTTAGCACATTCATGGACAACTACAACACCGGTTACGACGTAAAACCTCCCTGTCTGTATCAAATGCCCCACGCTGAACAGTCCTCTATCAAGGTGGAAGACGTTCAAATGCACAGCTACCATCAGCAGAGCCATTTGGCCCCGCAGTCCGAGGAGATGATGGCCCACTCTGGGCCCATGTACTTCAAGCCTTCCTCGCCACACGCTCCCACGACGCCAAACTTCCAGGTGCAGCCAAACCACATGTGGGAGGACCCCGGGTCCCTCCACAGCTTCCACCAGAACTATGTGGCGGCTTCGCACATGATGGACCAGCGTAAGAATCCGGTGTCTAGACTGTCCCTGTTCTCATTCAAGCAGTCCCCTCCCGGCACGCCTGTCTCGAGCTGTCAAATGCGCTTTGACGGTCCCCTCCACGTCTCCATGAGCCACGACAGCCCGGGAGCGCACCGGGGCTTAGACGGCCAAAGCTTCGCCGTCCCCAGTGCCATCAGGAAACAAGCCGGGCTAActttcccccactctctccagcTTGGCCATGGACACCAGCTGATGGACAGCCAAATCCCTTCCCCTCCATCCAGAGGATCGCCGTCTAATGAGGGTTTGTGCGCAGTCTGTGGAGATAACGCCGCTTGTCAGCATTATGGAGTTCGAACTTGCGAAGGCTGCAAAGGCTTCTTTAAGGTAAGCTAATTTGTTTCATATGCAATCGGggtgatttcattttttttgttgttgttgttgtaagcTGATAAGAGGATACTTTTGACGAAATAATACCCAAAAAATGCTTCCTGTGATGGTGCAAATAGCATACATCTGTATTTTATCTACACCTGTGTTATGTCAGCTGTAGCTCAGTAGGTCTGTTGACAGTCATCGATAAAAGCTCTGTCATTATCCCAATTAAAGTGTGATTATTTGACTAATTTTTAAATTGTTCTATCATACCATCCTTTATAGGATTAGTGTAGCTTAATTGACCGGCGTTTGCTCCCACACAGCTTTAGTTGCTTACCATGAATGACTCCCTCCACTTAAACCATTTATCTCTTCCAATGAAACTCATGTGCTGTCAGAATGTGCTGTCATGGAATTTAGAGAGGCGGCCTACCTGTAAATTGCCCAGAATACCCGGGGTTCTTTGCATACATTTAACCGACACTATGTTGTGTCAACCCGAAGCGCATAGTGCTGACAATCTGATTAATTTAAAACCTAAAAAATATCCTGTCTGTTTACAGCGCACTGTTCAGAAGAATGCTAAATACGTCTGCTTAGCGAACAAAAACTGTCCTGTTGACAAGCGCCGGAGAAACAGATGCCAGTACTGCCGCTTCCAGAAGTGCCTTGTCGTCGGGATGGTGAAAgaaggtaaaaaaaatattttgcattGTCAGTCAATGTAATTATTAGTAAAATGAACATAAACAAAACTAATCCAATTTGGCTGTTGATGCGCAGTGGTGTGATTGTATTTTGTACCACTGGAAGTTAATGATGCATCACAAGAATAATGACACCTTTTTTACGTTATTTCTTGCAGTTGTTCGGACAGCCAATCTAAAGGGACGAAGAGGCCGTCTACCTTCGAAACCCAAAAGTCCACAAGATCCATCACCCCCCTCTCCGCCCGTCAGTCTTATCAGCGCTCTGGTTCGGGCCCACGTTGACTCGAATCCCTCCATGTCTGGCCTGGACTATTCCAGGGTAAGGCCCATTTTCAGTGCataggctacgtttctaaagaGCGACTAAATACCGTAGGAGTATTTGTCTGGATGTCATTAATATTACGTACAGTTTAATGTCAAGCTATGATGTATAATGGACTTTGAACATATGAAAGGTGGCATATTTTATTCTGTAAACTGCTTTGAAACAGTGAGTtccataaaacacacagacgAGTATAACTGGAAAAAGTACACCCCCTGCTCGAAATAGGCTTTGCAATTTCACGGGTTATATATTTTAAAGGACCTCATTAAGCTCTGTCTAAATTAAATTCCAGTTTCAAGCTAACCCTGACTACCAAATGACTGGAGACGACACTCAGCATATCCAGCAGTTCTATGATCTCCTGACGGGCTCCATGGAGATCATCCGCGGATGGGCCGAGAAGGTCCCCACGTTTGCTGATCTCCCCAAACAGGACCAGGACCTGCTCTTTGAATCAGCCTTCCTGGAACTTTTTGTTCTGCGCTTGGCGTACAGGTAAGGCCTGCAGATTAAAGCGTCGAACGTGATAATGAGCAGCCATCCTTTAAGCTCTGCCGCGATGAGCCTCTTAAATCCTCATTTAATTGCTCGCGGTAATTAATGGCATTTTATTATTAATTGCAGGTCCAACCCGGCGGAAGGCAAACTCATTTTCTGCAACGGAGTGGTTTTGCACAGGCTACAGTGCGTGCGCGGATTTGGAGAGTGGATTGACGCAATTGCGGAGTTCTCCTCGAACCTCCAGAGCATGAACATAGATATTTCAGCTTTCTCCTGCATTGCTGCACTCGCCATGGTAACAGGTGAGAATCATGCATATATTTCTTTACTTTATTATTTTTGGGCTGAAATAAATCCCCCTGGGTTCTCTACATGCATTAgattaaaaaaacacatttagcTGAAGCGGACCTTAGAACAATTAATTAATTTCGTCAATGCTTTAATTTCAGAGAGGCACGGTCTTAAGGAGCCGAAGAGGGTGGAGGAACTGCAAAACAAGATAGTAAACTGTCTAAAAGACCAAGTTACTTTTAACGGCGGTGGTTTAAACCGTCCAAACTACTTGTCAAAACTTTTGGGAAAACTCCCGGAACTGCGCACGCTCTGCACACAAGGTCTGCAGCGCATCTTCTACTTAAAACTTGAAGACTTGGTCCCTCCGCCAGCAATAATTGACAAACTTTTCCTTGACACCCTACCCTTTTAAAACACCAACAGACAATTTCACACGACCTCAAAGAACTTCCACGGACTCTGAGTATACCTgtcgcatttttttttttaaacaatcgGCGCTCTTTCCCCCTTAACTATTCGCAAGCCACATCAAGCCTCCAAATAGCGATCAAGGATCCATAAATGACCATGCAGAAGAGGATGAAAAATAAAGACCATCAGCAGAGTGATAGGTTACCAGCTCTTCTGCTTTGTAGGCTACAATCTCTCCTGTAAGAAAATGAACAACCTATTACAGGGAAAGCTATTCACTAATGATTTTCTGTATCTGATCTGGAAAGTCCATGATGAAGTTGAAGAATTTCTTGTAACTGCTATTCCTAATTATTGGCATCTATGTAAACAGTTAAATGTAATATAATCcatttatatatacatatacatacgaTAGATTTATGTGATGCGTCCAAAAACGCGACTTTATAAGATGTGTATAAAGCTCGTAAAAACCTttcgtttgttttcttttataaCGTGTGCCTATGTGTCTGTCAGGATTTCAAAGGAAGTATTTGGAAAAGGCAACGCATGTTGTAGGATTTTTATAGGCACTTGCTATTGAGGTGATGTCTATATTATACATTATATTCCGGACACTATGTAGTCTGCTAGATTTTATAAAAATTCGTAGTATGGAACAACTTTTATGTATGACACATGTGAAAAAGTATATCATCTGTATAGGTAAAAAGGGACCCATCGTGTTTGTAAAACTGTCAGACATTCCTCGTTtgtatgtgttgtatgtatTGTTGCTGTTTAATATAAACGTttctatatttattattttgttgcCAAAAGCTACATTAAGCATGGTGcaattttaaaataatttcaaACATTATTCATTATTAGCACGTTGTCTTTGTTTTCCTGTCTGAGAGACGTCTAAGCAGTTATGACATCATTTCCCATCTAAGATAAAAGTATgtcatatatattcatataggtTTGTGCTGTACATCCACTGCCTTTTTCTATGGTGTAATTGAGTATTGCAATGCGTTCGGTGCCGATTCCGAAAAAAATCTCAATGAGAAAGAAATATTTAATGTTTACAAATAAAACTTCTAAAGCATTCCTCTTGCTAATTTTCTCTCCATAACTGGCACTGACCAAACTGGGTAAGATAT
This window encodes:
- the nr4a2a gene encoding nuclear receptor subfamily 4 group A member 2a, whose amino-acid sequence is MPCVQAQYGSSPQGASPASQSYSYHTGGEYSCDFLTPEFVKFSMDLTNTEITATTSLPSFSTFMDNYNTGYDVKPPCLYQMPHAEQSSIKVEDVQMHSYHQQSHLAPQSEEMMAHSGPMYFKPSSPHAPTTPNFQVQPNHMWEDPGSLHSFHQNYVAASHMMDQRKNPVSRLSLFSFKQSPPGTPVSSCQMRFDGPLHVSMSHDSPGAHRGLDGQSFAVPSAIRKQAGLTFPHSLQLGHGHQLMDSQIPSPPSRGSPSNEGLCAVCGDNAACQHYGVRTCEGCKGFFKRTVQKNAKYVCLANKNCPVDKRRRNRCQYCRFQKCLVVGMVKEVVRTANLKGRRGRLPSKPKSPQDPSPPSPPVSLISALVRAHVDSNPSMSGLDYSRFQANPDYQMTGDDTQHIQQFYDLLTGSMEIIRGWAEKVPTFADLPKQDQDLLFESAFLELFVLRLAYRSNPAEGKLIFCNGVVLHRLQCVRGFGEWIDAIAEFSSNLQSMNIDISAFSCIAALAMVTERHGLKEPKRVEELQNKIVNCLKDQVTFNGGGLNRPNYLSKLLGKLPELRTLCTQGLQRIFYLKLEDLVPPPAIIDKLFLDTLPF